In the Ictalurus punctatus breed USDA103 chromosome 7, Coco_2.0, whole genome shotgun sequence genome, one interval contains:
- the emilin2b gene encoding EMILIN-2: MKCACFLYMLPSAAFLMLSFSLTYGTPSIYSLFQGAPFSSSIPKQRSKNWCAFVVHKNVTCAVLEVTESVESDNAPCPEHQPHCSQTGIYRIHTRPIYKVGYKQVTELEWRCCPGYRGYDCMELKDAVPPSQVLQEPQPDLPSVYKPQQSVLGPDGSSGAHPWMQPGQSGQTRHPWTTGGESGRPGVHDGHRVRELEEEVQRLSQTVLDMQAAMTTANANLRLDLQEDASKIILNLLGHLQQPQDALTGGTESIVLPTDLTMSPVSEMLQNQVTHLSNTISTNTNTIQSLEAKFQQIEGQMNQLKEAASGIKIPVPSSTLASECPCQTYIDEKFQALREELLEGMDIKMADLKNSCEYKVELIKEQCEEQETSYLSLTELLDSKEADLRQEIHDLRHLVSNSTSKVLEVSHFQVEIQSLKNVHQSLDSAINATNKQQKALEEALNTRFSQVEKSSEKHCLKLEEKLRSERAKEQEAQNKTLESRISAALQVYGDMRLHTMPTDSQNILEMEKQTQSLKSEVSTLMQRVTRVESSVRILNESLSHHSHMDSLYNKLGELEEVCGRNQESANKVEEMLSGMDGRVANVERVCGRLEPMSDSLKRIKDGLNKHVNGLWNCVRKLNSTVLTHATDISTLRENTHTNVVKQSETTTMRQYAGPGVHSGMEDSNVLMEKATPILESGEAGPPGTKLSSHPPQDSNGNKTLVKGYASAPGFSPSSSVSVTAHILSGPSSAPVSFSAGLTLFPFSEEVGIIRFDRVLLNDGGHYNPHTGVFTVPTDGRYLLSVVITAQQGERVEAVLSVANRSIQKLDTAGPEGVASAGCLCGGSASASLVLDLRHGQRVGVIKTSGTLAISASTEVLSTFSGVLLYPMQAKR; this comes from the exons ATGAAGTGTGCCTGTTTTCTCTACATGCTGCCGTCTGCAGCCTTTCTCATGCTGAGTTTTTCATTAACCTACGGGACTCCGTCGATATACAGTTTATTCCAAGGCGCCCCGTTTTCCAGCTCGATCCCGAAACAACGCAGCAA AAACTGGTGTGCCTTCGTAGTGCACAAGAACGTGACGTGCGCTGTACTGGAAGTGACGGAAAGTGTGGAGTCTGACAACGCACCCTGTCCTGAACATCAGCCCCACTGTAGTCAAACTGGAAT ATACCGCATTCACACTAGACCAATATACAAGGTGGGCTACAAGCAGGTGACTGAGCTGGAATGGAGGTGTTGTCCAGGTTACCGTGGTTATGACTGCATGGAGCTCAAGGATGCTGTACCACCATCTCAAGTTCTCCAGGAACCACAACCAGATCTGCCGTCTGTCTACAAACCACAACAGAGTGTCCTCG GACCAGATGGTTCCTCTGGTGCTCATCCTTGGATGCAACCTGGGCAAAGTGGACAAACCAGGCACCCTTGGACTACGGGTGGAGAGTCTGGAAGACCGGGGGTTCATGATGGTCATCGAGTTCGAGAGTTAGAAGAGGAAGTACAGCGTCTTTCTCAAACGGTCCTTGACATGCAGGCTGCCATGACTACTGCCAATGCTAACTTGCGTCTAGATCTGCAAGAAGATGCAAGCAAGATAATCCTGAACCTACTTGGCCATCTGCAACAACCACAGGATGCACTGACTGGAGGCACTGAGAGCATCGTGCTGCCCACAGACCTGACAATGTCTCCAGTTTCTGAGATGCTTCAGAATCAGGTCACCCACCTTTCCAACACGATCagcaccaacaccaacaccattcagagcctggaggctaaGTTCCAGCAGATTGAAGGCCAGATGAACCAACTAAAAGAGGCAGCCAGTGGTATTAAGATTCCAGTTCCTTCCTCTACCTTGGCCAGTGAGTGCCCATGCCAGACTTACATTGATGAGAAATTTCAAGCTCTCCGTGAGGAGCTGCTGGAAGGAATGGACATTAAGATGGCTGATTTGAAGAACTCCTGTGAGTACAAAGTGGAGTTAATCAAAGAGCAGTGTGAGGAACAGGAGACCTCCTACCTAAGTCTTACTGAGCTCCTTGACTCCAAAGAGGCTGACCTACGCCAGGAAATCCATGACCTGAGGCACCTTGTTTCAAACAGCACTTCTAAAGTATTGGAAGTTTCACATTTTCAAGTTGAGATCCAGAGCCTGAAGAATGTGCATCAGAGTTTGGATAGTGCTATAAATGCAACAAACAAGCAACAGAAGGCTTTAGAGGAGGCCCTGAACACAAGGTTTAGCCAAGTAGAAAAGAGTTCAGAAAAGCACTGCCTCAAACTTGAGGAAAAGTTAAGAAGTGAGAGGGCTAAGGAACAAGAGGCACAGAACAAAACTCTGGAGAGCAGGATCAGTGCAGCTCTACAGGTCTATGGAGACATGCGATTGCACACCATGCCAACAGATAGTCAAAATATATTAGAGATGGAAAAACAGACACAGAGTCTGAAGAGTGAGGTGAGCACTCTTATGCAGCGGGTTACACGTGTAGAGAGCTCGGTCCGAATTCTCAACGAGTCCCTAAGCCATCACAGCCATATGGACAGTCTGTATAACAAACTAGGTGAACTGGAGGAAGTTTGTGGGAGGAACCAAGAATCAGCCAACAAAGTGGAGGAGATGTTGTCTGGAATGGATGGGCGGGTGGCCAATGTTGAAAGGGTCTGTGGCAGATTGGAGCCAATGTCAGACAGTCTTAAGAGAATTAAAGATGGACTTAACAAACATGTTAATGGCCTCTGGAACTGTGTCCGAAAGCTCAACAGCACTGTCCTCACTCACGCTACAGACATCAGCACACTCAGAGAAAATACGCACACCAACGTGGTCAAGCAGAGTGAAACCACCACAATGCGGCAATATGCAG GTCCAGGTGTTCATTCTGGTATGGAGGACTCTAATGTTCTCATGGAGAAAGCTACTCCAATTTTAGAGTCTGGAGAAGCAGGGCCACCTGGAACCAAGCTTTCATCACATCCCCCTCAGGACAGCAATGGCAATAAGACACTTGTTAAGGGCTATGCTTCAGCTCCAG GCTTTTCTCCATCATCCTCAGTCTCTGTTACAGCTCATATTCTTTCAG GTCCTTCCAGTGCGCCTGTGTCCTTTTCGGCTGGTCTGACCCTCTTCCCCTTTTCTGAAGAGGTCGGCATCATCCGCTTCGACAGAGTGCTGCTGAACGATGGTGGCCACTATAACCCACATACAG GTGTGTTCACTGTGCCCACTGATGGTCGGTACTTGTTGAGTGTTGTGATAACGGCCCAGCAAGGAGAGCGAGTGGAAGCAGTCCTCTCAGTGGCCAACCGTAGCATCCAGAAACTCGACACAGCTGGACCAgagggtgtggcctctgcaggGTGTCTCTGCGGAGGCTCTGCCTCTGCCAGCCTCGTCCTTGATCTTAGACACGGTCAGAGGGTGGGGGTTATAAAGACATCAGGAACTCTGGCAATTTCAGCGTCCACTGAGGTTCTTTCCACGTTTAGTGGAGTTCTGCTTTATCCCATGCAGGCTAAAAGATAA
- the LOC108268064 gene encoding adenylate cyclase type 10 translates to MNFHNPNILNSTIRLTELYDVVSSEGIRTAQFKTGVLLHVCTKRLRTYPHYPNIVPCIHAAGGYVVHHTAFTIVAEWVEENVQLSDTISQVVQCAFKILEVYKLHSRPIKIALSAGTFAKMRLGDEEHQVCAVIGPAVEEIRSAEALLDHGDFILCPEAWRHCDRQNLTVENIENEEAVKVQYSKEQQSVSVEDRRRYNVDIHMPRNLKKAYLLTNVERDRVIRKFMMQTALNKIHENWQWTTLPDIWPATIMFVNLQFVQTRTDLGFSRHKGSEIIAEQMFSCRGEICNVFFFDEGCIFVCAVGLPGDKRPDKTAQALQAAYRIHETCRKEIDSVLGISIGVATGRVLYEFEQTPLRKEYRVSGEKVYLAADLSMDYPGIVSCDVTTKLYSMLPLSTLVPQGRISQLENVCYRDDINQMLANKAAVSSGGIDGRRLALANMQTMEPLEEMVVKYASAIGYTFTIEMLKHMLPHMREHELAIPLRSLFRAGIFKCSSKPRNVSLTQTCYCENICKEYTWFSMDPVWTCRQMSFCNNDEMEMVHKLTERNKGLLCSIHMTCANYLEKKTYRCSKCDDRSFIFEHKRATDDSSEHLQEIYKAIRPYEIFRSQGICSRNQVYPTERNCNDTKNILAKVNSVPMEVRHRMTAGSCECAQLVETVLIPRVRHWRFAGDVPRTFYYLLESAAACVYLQNDPRALEYLTEARSILENLKGGRSAFPSADPGEVKICEFQQAFMHRLTGEIQFKAGKILEAEENFKKALKILNCKLPRSSVAQSFKLIYEKMKKLHYRSKQFQIPEKRKLDRLQECIDCLSFLWQIGCMCGQLRSASLAITMEINLAFQSASPFKILCSAIDYLKYSQFIGEESECKRLEAFLCRTCASLSDHPEGRRLISRLTPTLAAVKMCTGDLEQSIECTV, encoded by the exons ATGAATTTCCACAATCCTAATATTTTGAATTCAACAATCCGTCTTACTGAGTTGTACGATGTTGTATCATCAGAGGGAATTCGCACCGCACAATTCAAGACTGGTGTTTTGCTGCACGTGTGTACAAAAA gATTGAGGACATATCCACACTATCCCAACATAGTTCCAT GTATCCATGCTGCAGGCGGTTACGTGGTGCATCACACAG CTTTCACGATTGTGGCTGAGTGGGTGGAGGAGAACGTGCAGCTGAGTGACACCATATCTCAGGTTGTCCAGTGTGCTTTCAAAATTCTGGAAGTGTACAAACTCCACAGTCGACCCATCAAAATAG CATTATCAGCTGGGACGTTCGCCAAAATGAGACTAGGAGATGAAGAGCATCAGGTTTGTGCTGTCATTGGCCCGGCTGTGGAAGAGATACGATCGGCTGAAGCGCTGCTCGACCATGGCGACTTCATTCTGTGCCCTGAAGCATGGCGGCACTGCGACAGACAAAACCTTACTGTCgaaaatattgaaaatgaaGAAGCTGTCAAG GTGCAATACAGCAAGGAACAGCAAAGTGTCTCGGTGGAAGACCGGCGCCGTTACAACGTTGACATCCATATGCCGA gAAACCTGAAAAAAGCATACCTGTTAACAAATGTTGAGAGAGACCGTGTCATCCGTAAGTTTATGATGCAAACAGCCCTGAACAAG ATACATGAAAACTGGCAATGGACAACCCTCCCAGACATATGGCCTGCTACCATCATGTTTGTGAATCTGCAATTCGTGCAGACTCGGACGGATCTGGGATTCAGTCGTCATAAAGGCAGTGAAATTATTGCAGAGCAAATGTTCAGCTGCCGTGGGGAAATCTGCAACGTCTTCTTTTTTGACGAG GGCTGTATCTTTGTGTGTGCTGTTGGCTTACCTGGGGATAAGAGACCGGATAAGACTGCTCAAGCACTGCAGGCTGCCTACCGGATACATGAGACGTGCCGCAAAGAAATCGACAGTGTTTT GGGTATCTCTATAGGTGTAGCTACAGGAAGAGTCTTGTACGAGTTTGAGCAGACTCCTTTGAGAAAAGAATACAGAG TGTCCGGAGAGAAAGTGTATCTGGCTGCAGACTTGTCGATGGACTacccagggattgtgtcatgtGATGTAACGACCAAACTTTACTCCATGCTGCCTCTTTCAACCTTAGTGCCTCAAGGGAGGATCAGTCAGCTTGAGAATGTGTGCTATCGTGACGATATAAATCAGAT GCTTGCTAATAAAGCTGCCGTATCATCCGGGGGGATTGATGGCAGGCGATTGG CTTTAGCTAACATGCAGACAATGGAGCCACTTGAGGAGATGGTGGTGAAATATGCCTCTGCTATTGGCTACACCTTCACCATTGAGATGCTGAAGCACATGCTTCCTCATATGAGGGAACATGAGCTCGCAATCCCCCTAAGATCACTGTTTAGAGCGGGCATCTTCAAGTGTTCCTCAAAGCCCAGGAACGTCTCATTAACCCAGACCTGTTACTGTGAGAACATCTGCAAAG agTACACTTGGTTCTCAATGGATCCTGTGTGGACGTGTCGGCAGATGAGTTTCTGCAACAATGATGAAATGGAGATGGTACATAAGCTGACAGAGAGGAATAAGGGCCTACTTTGTTCGATCCACATGACATGTGCAAACTACCTGGAGAAAAAGACCTACCGCTGCAGCAAGTGCGATGACAGGAGTTTCATATTTGAACACAAAAGAGCCACAGATGACAGTAGCGAGCATCTCCAGGAGATCTACAAGGCAATACGGCCTTATGAGATCTTTCGTAGCCAGG gCATTTGCTCTCGAAATCAGGTGTACCCAACTGAAAGAAATTG TAATGATACAAAGAACATCCTGGCCAAGGTGAATTCAGTACCGATGGAAGTGCGTCATAGGATGACTGCAGGCAGCTGCGAGTGTGCTCAGCTAGTGGAGACAGTACTCATCCCTAGAGTGAGACACTGGAGGTTTGCAGGAGACGTGCCCAGGACATTTTACTACCTGTTGGAGAGTGCAGCTGCCTGTGTATATCTTCAGAATGATCCTAGG GCGTTGGAGTATTTGACTGAGGCCAGGTCCATTCTAGAAAATTTAAAAGGAGGGAGGTCTGCGTTTCCGTCAGCAGATCCTGGAGAAGTAAAAATCTGTGAATTTCAGCAAGCATTTATGCATCGGCTCACGGGAGAG ATTCAGTTTAAAGCAGGGAAAATTCTGGAGGCAGAAGAGAATTTTAAGAAAGCCTTGAAGATCCTGAACTGCAAACTGCCTCGCAGTTCTGTTGCACAATCCTTTAAGCTCATATACGAAAAGATGAAGAAACTCCATTACCGGTCCAAACAGTTCCAGATCCCAGA gaaAAGAAAGCTGGACCGTCTGCAGGAATGCATTGATTGTCTGTCTTTCCTGTGGCAAATCGGCTGCATGTGTGGCCAGCTCAGGAGTGCATCACTGGCCATCACCATGGAAATCAATCTTGCCTTCCAGAGCGCCAGTCCGTTCAAG ATCCTCTGCTCCGCCATCGACTATCTCAAGTACAGTCAGTTTATTGGCGAGGAGAGTGAGTGCAAGCGTCTCGAAGCCTTCCTGTGCAGGACTTGTGCCAGCCTGTCAGACCATCCTGAGGGACGGAGGCTGATCAGCCGCTTGACTCCAACCCTTGCCGCCGTTAAAATGTGCACAGGGGACCTGGAGCAGTCCATCGAGTGCA CTGTTTGA